The DNA sequence TGGTCACAATCAGTGTGATGTCATAGGCTCCCGCCCGGGCGTAAATTTTGGAAGGATTCGCCAAGGTCGAAATACTCCCATCGCCAAAGTCCCAATAGTAGTCCGTCACATCTGCAGAAGATACATCCGAGAAATTGACCAGCAACGGAGGACAGGTGGCATTGGTACTATCCGCCACAAATGCCGCAGTCGGTTTGCCCACTGAGATGTAATTCAAGCGCCCGTCGATATCCGTACAACCGTTGATGTCTGTCACCACCAAAGTCACCGTGTAATTGGCATTGGCGGGATAAAGGTGCGTGGGATCTGGAACCGTAGAAGAGGTCCCATCGCCAAAGTCCCAGAGATAGCTCAGACCGTTTCCGGTGGAGAGGTTGGTGAATGAGATGAACCCGCCCGGACAAGACAAAGTATCCGCCGAGATGAAATCCGCATCGGGCTGAGTGGGCAGGATCAGATCGGTTCGCGTAATCGTATCCTGACAGCCGTTGGCATCCAACACTGTCAGCGTTACGTCCCAGCTTCCGGCACTCGAAAAGCTGTAGGTTGGATTAGGGCCGACGGCTACCCCACCATCTCCAAAGTTCCAGACATAGTTGACAATGCTCGAACTGGGCGAGGGAGTGGAAGTACTTGTGAAGGTCACCGGAAGCGGCGCACAGCCTGTCTGGATATTCTGGGTGAAGTCTGCGGACGGCCCCACAGTGTTGATGTAATTCGTCAGGGTCAGCGTATCGGCACAGATCCCATCCGAAGCCACCAATTGGACCGTGTAGACGCCCGGGCTATCGTAGGTATGGCTGGGACTTGCGTCGGTGGAAATATTGCCATCGCCAAAATCCCAGAGGTAATTGATCGTCCCCACCGAGTTGTTCACAAATCCCACCGTCATCGGTGCACAGCCAAAAGTCGTCGGCGCGGAGAAGTTGGCAATGGGATTGGTCATCGCGATCTGTTGGGTCATCTGGTTGACACACCCCAGAGTCGAATCCGTGACCGTTAGCGTGACATTGAACAGGCCAGCCGTGTTGAAGGTATGATTGGGATTCTGTGTAGTGGATGTATTGCCATCCCCAAAATCCCAGAACCACTGATTGGCACCGCTGGAAATATCGAAAAACTGGACATCTACCGGTGGATTACACCCCTGCGCAGGGGTGAAAGTAAAATCTACCAACGGCCCTACCACTTGGATGAATTGAGGCTCGATAATCGTATCTCTACATCCGAGATATTCCGCGATGTGCAGAATAGAAAAGAACCCAGTATCCTGATAGATATGATTGGGATTCTGGAGATTGTTCCCAGTGCCATCCCCGAAGTTCCAGGAGAAATCAGTCGCACCTCCTGTGGACAGATCCGTAAAGCTCACATTCTGTCCAACACAGACAATCCGAGGCGTCGCATCGAATGCGGCTGTAGGACGGGTGCCCGCCTCGATATATTGATAGATCTCGGTATCCTGACACCCCGAAGCAGTCGTAACTGTCAGCGAAACCGTGTATTGCCCCGGCGTGGTGTAGACATTGGTGGGATTCTGCAACCCGGAGATATTTCCATCGCCAAACGCCCAGACATAGCTGACAATCGGATCGGTAGCTGAAGTACTCAAGTCCAGAAAATTGACACTCAGCGGTACACATCCTTCATCCTGACTGACCGCAAAATCCGCATCTGGCTCCTGAAGCACCACGAGATTGGGAATCAATTCCGTCGCTTGGCAGCCATCGGCAGTGGTAACCGTCAAGGAAACATCGTAGGTTCCCGAGGTGGAATAAGTCGTCGTGGGGTTCTGTCCGAGGGAGAAATTGCCATTCCCGAAATCCCATTCCCACGAAATGATGTTTCCGGTGGAATTGTCATTGAAGGAAACCAGCAAAGGACTGTTACACCCGATATTATTCGAAGCGGTAAAAGAGGGAGCCGGAGCTGGAAAGACCGTCACGACATTCGTCAGCGCCGTAAAGTCCGAACATCCACCCGAATTGTTCGCGGTTAGGGATACGGTATAGGTCCCCGGGACCGAGTAGGTATGTGTGGGATTCGTTCCAGTCGAAGTATTGCCATCCCCAAAATTCCATGTGTAGCTATCCGCACCCACCGAGAGATTCTGGAATTGCGCAGGCTGCCCCAGACAGACCGTTGTGGTCAGCCCCGTGAAGCTGGCCGTGGGATTGTTGATCACCACGAAATTCTGCTTCGTCTCCTGCTCTTGGCATCCATTGAGATCCGTGACGGTCAAAGTCACCTCGTGGTCACCTGCAGACAGGTAGGTGTGAAGCGGATTCGGCGAAGTGGAGCCATTGCCATCTCCAAAGTCCCAGAGATATGAATAAGTCCCAGCAGGCGTCACCGAAGAATTGAACTGGACAGCCAGTGGCGCGGTACATCCTGAAGTTGGGCTAGCGGTGAAATCCACATTGGCCACCTGAGTCACAGAGATCAGATCGTTGATGATCCGAGTGTCGGTACAGCCATTGTCATCGGTGACCACCAGCGTGATGTCATAATCGCCCGCACTGGCAAATGTATGGCTGACGATTGGTCCAAGCCCGACATTACCATCTCCGAAATCCCACAGATATGAGACAATCGAGCCTGAACCCGAGGTGCTGTTGTCTGTGAAAGTCACCGGCAGCGGCGCACAGCCACTCAGCGTATCTGCCGAAAAATCTGCCGTAGGGTCCTCATAGACCGTGATGTAGGCAGTCTCGGTACGGATGCTATTGATCCCATTGACCGTATCGGTGACTGTCAGGGTAACTGTATAGGTTCCCGGAACAGTGTAGGTGGCAATCACATTGTCGAACGTGGAAGTGTTGCCATTCCCAAAATTCCACAGGTAAGTATGGATAGGCCCGGTCGACAGATCCGTGAATCTCACGGTCAGGGGGCTACAGCCAGCCGTGACATCCGCGACGAAATTGGCGTTTTGAGCCATCCCACCCACGGTAAAGAGCAATCCCGCTGCCAATGCAGTCAGTGTGCGAAATAATTGACGGGCTTGAATACAAAGGTTGACCTGTCTCATGGCGATCATTTCGAGGTTTGGAGGAGAATCGAGGAACCGACAAACAGTCCACGATTCATATAATTCCAATAATGAAATTACCAACGATTCATATAAAACCCCTGTAGGATGTTAGTGCCCCGATCCCATTGTTCGGAAGGACTGAAAACGGATTTGGGAAAATGCGGAAGGAAGGGTGCAGAATGTGCGCTTTAGGCGCATGGGAAGGATGTGGAATTTGGGGGCACTGGGGGCAGCAAAAAGGGCCAATAGAGTCAATGAGCCCTCATTTGGTCCTCAAGGCTGGTAATTCTCCGGTATAGGATTCGAGGAAAAATCAACATTTCGTAACAACTGAATCATGAAGGAAATGGATCATTCAACCATCATATCCTCGTGTTGCATCGAACTGCTGCCCGTTTTTAGGATTCGGAATTTTCATCGACTGTCTTTGGGAGAAAATTCTCCTAAGATTTCAGGACAAATTGACCCACCTGGAGGGTTTGGAAGCGCGAATGGCACAACGGGTAGGGGCAACCTGTAACAATCGGAGAATGAATGGGGTGTTGGAGGAACGCGATTTGCGGAATGAATTTGAGACGGCTGGCATTCCATTTAATGCCCAAAACCACTAATTTGGCAAACCTAACCCGTCATTGTATGAACAACAAAAATCATTACGTCATCATCATGGCCGGCGGCATCGGAAGCCGTTTTTGGCCAATGAGTCGTAGCAAATTCCCCAAGCAATTTCACGATATCCTGGGCCGGGGAAAAACCTTGATCCAAGAGACCTTCGAAAGGTTCCAAGCATATATTCCCACTGAGAATATCTACGTTGTCACCAACGAACGATATAAAGGACTGGTCCAGAGCCAGCTCCCTGAAATGTCCGACGACCAGATCCTGCTCGAACCCGTTGGACGCAACACTGCACCTTGTGTGGCTTATGCCGCCTACAAAATCAATAAGATCAATCCCAACGCGACCTTTGTCGTAGCGCCTTCCGATCACTTGATCGCCAAGGAAGAGGTATTCCGCGACAAATTGCTCCTCGGACTGAACGCCTGCGAAACGCAGGACATCATCATGACATTGGGTATCACGCCTACCCGCCCTGATACGGGATATGGCTACATCCAATTCCTCGAAGATGATCAGAACCGCGGATACTACAAGGTCAAGACCTTTACCGAAAAGCCTGAGCTGGAAGTAGCTGAGAGCTTTCTGGAGAGTGGAGACTATGTCTGGAATGCGGGAATCTTCCTCTTCTCAGCGTCTACCATTCGCAAGGCATTTGAGTCCTTCCTCCCTGAAATGGCGGATCAGTTCGATTCCATCGTGGATGCCTACTACACGCCACAGGAGCAGGAAGAAGTCAACAAGACCTATCGCGCTTGCCAGAACATCTCCATTGACTTCGGGATCATGGAAAAAGCCGAGAATGTCTTTGTCATTCCGGCAGACTTTGGCTGGAGCGACCTCGGTACTTGGGGCTCCGTGCACGAGAATTCCGAGCGGGACATGCACGACAATGCTGCCCAAGGAGAAGCGATCGTTTACGATTCCTTCAACAACATGGTCCGTACTTCCGATGGCAAAATGGTCGTACTGAAAGGGCTTGAAGGATTCATCGTCGTCGATACCGAAGATGCTTTGCTGATCTGCAAGAAGGATGATGAGCAATTCATCAAACAGATTGTCGGAGATCTCAAAGGCAAATTCGGAGAGAAATTCGTCTGACAAGGCTTCCCCAAACAGCTTAATCCTATACGCCACCGGGAAGCGATTCCCGAGTGGCGTTTTTTTGTGCCCCGTTCAATTGGACAAATGCACGGAAGATTGGGTACATATGCATCCTTCCAACCGATTGAACATTTTTTAGTCGAAAAAGAATTTTTCCAATGAACTGGCAAATAATTGCTTATATTTGCCACCGTTTGTCAGTGAAAACATCCGATCACTGACGATTTATCAACACCATTCCAAGAAAAATGAAAGTTGCAGTAGTAGGCGCCACTGGCCTCGTCGGCACTCAGATGATGAAAGTGCTCGAGGAGATGAGTTTCCCTGTGTCAGAACTGATTCCTGTCGCT is a window from the Pontibacter sp. G13 genome containing:
- a CDS encoding mannose-1-phosphate guanylyltransferase, coding for MNNKNHYVIIMAGGIGSRFWPMSRSKFPKQFHDILGRGKTLIQETFERFQAYIPTENIYVVTNERYKGLVQSQLPEMSDDQILLEPVGRNTAPCVAYAAYKINKINPNATFVVAPSDHLIAKEEVFRDKLLLGLNACETQDIIMTLGITPTRPDTGYGYIQFLEDDQNRGYYKVKTFTEKPELEVAESFLESGDYVWNAGIFLFSASTIRKAFESFLPEMADQFDSIVDAYYTPQEQEEVNKTYRACQNISIDFGIMEKAENVFVIPADFGWSDLGTWGSVHENSERDMHDNAAQGEAIVYDSFNNMVRTSDGKMVVLKGLEGFIVVDTEDALLICKKDDEQFIKQIVGDLKGKFGEKFV